A single genomic interval of Clostridium facile harbors:
- a CDS encoding family 78 glycoside hydrolase catalytic domain yields MKKTKMKIAAFVVAAAMATTMVPATLFASAAPDVSTTIVNMKTDGLVNPLGIDDTVPEFSWQMDSNVIGAKQESYHIVVKDKKGAVVWDSGIVKDSKSTFIKYAGDALDTKSTYTWTVTVTDENGKTYTSDPAIFETGLMSTSQDAWGGAEWIGADELTFDATSACYFDLGTTITIPEGNTKASLILGANDFRLNNEYFNIWRDGGENYFKYEIDITDPNAAKLNIYVVGMPAMLPVFDENGDPVMEDGWGGPTQKMEAQEVENDPSVPDITIDISKVINAENAHQPITISVDTASQESSKVTCTINGTVVDNGRQLNPLGAGGNYNSFPNVNSVGFAVPAGETATYSNFEIRNPGPYSTGMLFDATTGATYDIFKGLDGVTVNDDNTITVGKKDADVLAYADPSYGSAPMLRTEFNADKEIASARMYVTAAGIYEMYINGERMGDDWFNPGNTEYREEMAYHTYDVTDMLKQGENAIGAKLGEGWWSGYMSFTASNYNYYGDKQALMAKLEVTYADGSTETIVTDDATWDYYGDGPVEYGSFFQGERYDATKEAAIEGWDEAGYDDSQWRDAEVIPFRAQFDDFDMVTRYDEPAGIVNEIPVQEALGESRPGSGSYIYDMGENVIGVPQITIPEGYVEEGQEVTIRYAEILYPDNLEEYTSADIDGLLMTENYRAAMSTDFYTAKAGENVIEPHFTFHGYRYLEITGLKKELPADCIKTLIISSVDTTATYDSSNALSNRLFKNVQNSQTSNFLSLPTDCPQRNERMGWTGDAQVFSRAASYNADVYNFYRQWLNSLRAEQGEAGDLPVYAPAFGSYDLEDTSSEVGTGNPGGFNGVSWDAALTLVPWQMYRQYGNPSIIEDNIDAIYKYLNYLDNNDMTYTNEDGEQVTEPSLTSKTGFLADWLSRVSTDAALINNGVYIYLMDVASQMAEVVGRTDMAAELRTRYDAAKEAWNRIYVDPETGKTKTPNGKIQDTEASYATALVYNVFNEANKEKAAENYLNTVKNPDQSFVDDNGNIKPYTITSGFSGTPNLVPALTQNGYIDDAYKLFESTDYASWLYPVTQGATSVWERWNSYTVENGFGGNNSMNSFNHFSLGAISEWMMGYQLGITGDDANPGYQEFILQPTVGGSFTYANGSFESNYGEIYSGWTADNGTMTSYEAVVPANTTATLYLPVSEEAVAEFENIAGVTYEGMTINNETTVAKFTVEAGGYNFALQDGKLVASIADGYVADETETADKGILNFVIEYADAAKASGEYDNAIESVQKSFDEALTNAKAVTENDAATQEEVDAAWKTLLNEIHKLGFVAGDKTELASLIAAAEGIDLSKYVEAGQAEFTAALEAAQSVYKDGDAMQAEINEVADNLLNAMLNLRYKADKSILEEVVAKANQIDANAYTAESYAVLEAALKDADAVLANENATQEEVDVAVQSVQTAMDSLVAVEGTETETPTTDNNATQTGQESTTTKTNAAKTGDIAPIAGIAVLAVAGAAILITRKKK; encoded by the coding sequence ATGAAGAAAACAAAAATGAAAATTGCTGCTTTTGTGGTAGCGGCAGCGATGGCAACAACTATGGTTCCAGCAACCTTATTTGCTTCTGCTGCACCTGATGTATCAACCACAATTGTAAACATGAAAACCGATGGTTTGGTTAACCCATTGGGGATTGATGATACTGTGCCAGAATTCAGCTGGCAGATGGATTCTAATGTAATTGGAGCAAAACAGGAATCCTATCATATTGTAGTAAAAGATAAAAAAGGTGCTGTAGTTTGGGATTCTGGTATTGTAAAAGATTCGAAATCCACCTTTATCAAATATGCTGGTGATGCTCTGGATACAAAATCTACGTATACCTGGACGGTAACTGTAACAGATGAAAATGGAAAAACCTATACATCTGATCCTGCCATTTTTGAAACAGGGCTGATGAGCACTTCCCAGGATGCATGGGGAGGAGCAGAGTGGATTGGTGCAGATGAATTGACATTTGATGCAACTTCTGCCTGTTATTTTGATTTAGGTACTACCATTACCATTCCAGAAGGAAATACCAAAGCATCCTTAATTTTAGGCGCAAATGATTTTCGTCTAAATAACGAATATTTTAATATCTGGCGGGATGGTGGAGAAAATTATTTCAAATATGAAATTGATATCACTGATCCAAACGCAGCCAAATTAAATATTTATGTGGTTGGCATGCCAGCAATGCTTCCTGTATTTGACGAAAATGGAGACCCTGTCATGGAAGATGGCTGGGGTGGTCCAACACAGAAGATGGAAGCTCAGGAAGTAGAAAATGATCCTTCTGTCCCCGATATTACAATTGATATCAGTAAAGTAATCAATGCGGAGAACGCACACCAACCAATCACAATTTCTGTGGATACTGCTTCTCAGGAAAGCAGTAAGGTAACCTGTACGATTAATGGTACTGTAGTGGATAATGGACGTCAACTTAACCCATTAGGAGCAGGCGGGAACTACAACAGTTTCCCAAATGTAAATTCTGTTGGCTTTGCGGTTCCAGCTGGTGAAACCGCTACTTACAGTAATTTTGAAATCCGTAATCCAGGTCCATATAGCACTGGAATGCTGTTTGACGCTACAACAGGTGCAACCTATGATATCTTTAAAGGGTTGGATGGTGTTACGGTTAACGATGACAACACCATTACTGTTGGAAAAAAGGATGCGGATGTTCTAGCATACGCTGACCCATCCTATGGTTCCGCCCCAATGTTGCGTACAGAATTTAACGCAGACAAAGAAATTGCTTCTGCCAGAATGTATGTTACCGCAGCTGGTATTTATGAAATGTATATCAACGGCGAAAGAATGGGCGATGACTGGTTTAATCCAGGAAACACCGAATACCGAGAAGAAATGGCCTACCATACCTATGATGTAACCGATATGCTCAAACAAGGCGAAAATGCAATCGGTGCAAAATTAGGGGAAGGCTGGTGGAGTGGTTATATGTCCTTTACTGCCAGCAATTACAACTACTATGGCGATAAACAAGCTTTGATGGCAAAACTGGAAGTAACCTATGCGGATGGTTCCACTGAGACCATTGTAACCGATGATGCAACTTGGGATTATTATGGGGATGGTCCAGTAGAATATGGTTCCTTCTTCCAAGGGGAACGCTATGACGCTACCAAAGAAGCCGCCATTGAAGGATGGGATGAAGCTGGCTATGATGATTCTCAGTGGAGAGATGCTGAAGTGATTCCATTCCGTGCGCAATTCGATGATTTTGATATGGTTACCCGTTATGACGAACCAGCAGGTATTGTAAACGAAATTCCTGTGCAGGAAGCTTTAGGGGAGTCCCGTCCAGGTTCTGGTTCCTACATCTACGATATGGGTGAAAACGTAATTGGTGTTCCACAAATTACAATTCCAGAAGGATATGTAGAAGAAGGACAGGAAGTAACTATCCGTTACGCGGAAATCCTTTATCCAGATAACCTAGAAGAATATACAAGCGCGGATATTGACGGCCTACTGATGACAGAAAACTACCGTGCCGCAATGTCTACTGATTTCTACACTGCAAAAGCTGGCGAAAATGTAATTGAACCTCATTTTACCTTCCATGGGTACCGCTATCTAGAAATTACAGGATTAAAGAAAGAGTTACCAGCAGACTGCATTAAAACGTTAATCATCTCCTCTGTAGATACCACTGCCACTTATGATAGCTCCAACGCTTTAAGCAATAGGTTGTTTAAAAACGTTCAAAACTCCCAGACAAGTAACTTCTTATCTCTACCAACTGACTGTCCACAGAGAAACGAAAGAATGGGATGGACTGGCGACGCTCAGGTATTCTCCCGTGCGGCAAGCTATAATGCAGATGTATACAACTTCTATCGTCAATGGTTAAATTCTTTACGTGCAGAACAGGGCGAGGCTGGTGACCTGCCAGTATATGCTCCAGCATTTGGTTCCTATGACTTAGAAGATACTTCCAGTGAAGTTGGTACAGGAAATCCAGGTGGCTTTAATGGTGTTTCCTGGGATGCGGCTTTAACATTGGTTCCATGGCAAATGTATCGTCAATATGGAAATCCATCCATTATTGAAGATAATATTGATGCAATCTACAAATATTTGAATTATCTTGACAATAATGATATGACATACACCAATGAGGATGGCGAACAAGTAACAGAACCATCCTTAACCAGCAAAACTGGTTTCTTGGCAGACTGGCTCTCCCGTGTATCCACAGATGCTGCGTTAATTAATAACGGCGTATACATTTATTTAATGGATGTTGCTTCCCAGATGGCAGAAGTTGTTGGAAGAACCGATATGGCTGCCGAACTGCGTACTCGTTACGATGCGGCAAAAGAGGCTTGGAATAGAATTTATGTTGATCCAGAAACCGGTAAAACAAAAACTCCAAATGGAAAAATTCAGGATACAGAAGCTTCCTATGCAACCGCACTGGTTTACAATGTATTTAATGAAGCAAATAAAGAAAAAGCGGCCGAAAACTATCTTAATACTGTTAAAAATCCGGACCAATCTTTTGTAGATGATAATGGAAATATCAAGCCTTATACGATTACCTCTGGATTCTCTGGTACTCCAAATTTAGTTCCAGCATTAACCCAAAATGGTTATATTGATGATGCTTATAAATTGTTTGAATCCACCGATTATGCTTCCTGGTTGTATCCAGTAACCCAGGGCGCAACCTCTGTATGGGAACGCTGGAACTCCTATACCGTAGAAAACGGTTTTGGTGGAAACAACTCAATGAACTCCTTTAACCATTTCTCCTTAGGTGCAATCTCCGAATGGATGATGGGTTACCAATTGGGGATTACAGGCGATGACGCAAATCCAGGTTATCAGGAATTTATCCTGCAACCAACAGTAGGTGGAAGCTTTACGTATGCAAATGGTTCCTTTGAATCCAACTATGGTGAAATTTACAGTGGATGGACAGCGGATAATGGTACAATGACTTCTTATGAAGCAGTAGTACCAGCAAATACAACAGCAACCTTATATTTACCAGTAAGTGAAGAGGCAGTTGCAGAATTTGAAAATATTGCAGGCGTTACCTATGAAGGTATGACAATTAACAACGAAACCACTGTAGCGAAATTTACAGTAGAAGCGGGCGGCTACAACTTTGCACTGCAAGATGGTAAATTGGTAGCAAGCATTGCAGATGGCTATGTAGCAGATGAAACAGAAACAGCAGATAAAGGTATCTTAAATTTTGTTATCGAATACGCAGATGCAGCGAAAGCAAGCGGTGAATATGATAACGCCATTGAAAGTGTACAAAAATCCTTTGATGAAGCGTTGACAAATGCGAAAGCAGTAACAGAAAATGATGCAGCAACCCAGGAAGAAGTGGATGCAGCATGGAAAACCTTGCTAAATGAAATCCATAAATTAGGATTTGTAGCAGGCGATAAAACAGAATTAGCAAGCTTGATCGCAGCAGCAGAAGGAATCGACCTGAGCAAATATGTAGAAGCAGGTCAAGCGGAATTCACCGCAGCATTGGAAGCAGCTCAGAGCGTATACAAAGACGGAGACGCAATGCAGGCGGAAATCAATGAAGTAGCAGATAACCTGTTAAACGCAATGTTGAACCTGAGATACAAAGCAGATAAATCTATCCTGGAAGAAGTAGTAGCAAAAGCAAATCAGATAGATGCGAACGCATACACAGCAGAAAGCTACGCAGTACTGGAAGCGGCATTAAAAGATGCGGATGCAGTATTAGCAAATGAAAACGCAACCCAGGAAGAAGTAGACGTAGCAGTACAATCTGTGCAGACTGCAATGGATAGTTTAGTAGCAGTAGAAGGAACAGAAACTGAAACACCAACTACCGACAACAATGCTACCCAAACGGGACAGGAAAGCACAACAACAAAGACGAACGCAGCAAAAACAGGGGACATTGCCCCAATTGCAGGCATCGCAGTATTGGCAGTAGCAGGTGCAGCAATCCTGATTACCCGTAAGAAAAAATAA
- a CDS encoding AraC family transcriptional regulator: MEKTIRQQIDAIIQNIREHPVHMTNMIHRMQRLREKIQAGELAPPAQFRFDERAFLDENEEITVYLDFISPIFPSKEGDSFENRYQLAKKFLHQHNFFELYYVYSGECCCFINQKEYRLKPGSICVLNTQQSHSVLLVDETTNLINILVKRSTFTDKILSMLDSNDMFYQFFTRSLYDPSPIPDFIKFDVTNNSHIEFYLLRLLQEYMEKQRLNQSMMCYMLCSIMVELSRQYEKQLKSAKQKESLQIFDVLAYINSHFLTVTLKELSEQFHYSQNYISQFILKQTGKKFSETVNHLKLRKAQELLCNSDLDIETIAANLGYSDRNGFEKAFKKAFQITPKQYASWKKDNMAIPSMKQENGKISLP, translated from the coding sequence ATGGAAAAAACAATCCGTCAACAGATTGATGCTATTATTCAAAATATACGGGAACATCCAGTACATATGACAAATATGATCCATCGTATGCAGCGGTTAAGGGAAAAAATCCAAGCTGGAGAACTTGCTCCTCCAGCCCAGTTTAGATTTGATGAACGGGCTTTTTTGGATGAAAATGAGGAAATTACCGTTTATCTTGATTTTATCTCCCCTATCTTTCCATCCAAAGAGGGGGATTCGTTTGAAAATCGGTATCAACTTGCAAAAAAATTTCTGCATCAGCACAATTTTTTTGAGCTGTACTATGTTTATTCCGGAGAATGCTGTTGCTTCATCAATCAGAAAGAGTACCGTCTAAAGCCTGGCTCCATCTGTGTTTTAAATACTCAGCAATCCCATAGCGTTCTATTGGTGGATGAAACCACTAATTTAATTAATATTTTAGTAAAACGCTCTACTTTTACCGATAAAATCTTATCCATGTTGGATAGCAACGATATGTTTTACCAGTTTTTTACCCGCTCCTTATATGATCCCAGTCCTATCCCTGATTTTATCAAGTTTGACGTAACAAATAACAGCCACATTGAGTTTTATTTATTGCGCCTATTACAGGAATATATGGAAAAACAAAGGCTGAACCAATCCATGATGTGTTATATGCTTTGTTCCATTATGGTAGAACTATCCCGCCAATATGAAAAACAGCTTAAATCCGCAAAACAAAAGGAAAGCCTACAAATTTTTGATGTACTAGCATATATCAACAGCCATTTTTTAACAGTTACCTTAAAAGAATTGTCGGAACAGTTCCATTATTCCCAAAATTATATTTCACAATTTATTTTAAAACAGACTGGAAAAAAATTTAGTGAAACCGTCAACCATTTAAAATTGAGGAAAGCGCAAGAACTTCTTTGCAACAGTGATTTGGATATCGAAACCATTGCCGCCAACCTGGGATACAGCGACCGAAATGGCTTTGAAAAAGCATTTAAAAAAGCTTTTCAAATTACCCCAAAGCAATATGCTTCTTGGAAAAAAGATAATATGGCTATTCCATCTATGAAACAAGAAAATGGAAAAATATCTTTACCTTAA
- a CDS encoding glycosyl hydrolase yields the protein MKKRTRVLSALLAAALAGSVVGANLPVFATDDSVTATVVDSFKDPSSEAKPMARFWFPDAGAGLPDSDYKNMVGDLIRQLADGGFGGVEITMLADSNSYDNDTAAEIGWGSDAWAEVLSQAVYAANQIEGGFRVDVTITAHWPPVINSIDPNDDQQQQELTYVVQKLTNADLSDTTIDLDLPEMKTQDFSNTQNLIATFLFQDKIVSSAIAKVASVDENGNPVIDYDSLTELNTSVKPDAGYAVGIPEQGVSALKQDKSGAMVAVTPGENGYMLLDEQTVIWKTGENKGKIIEGAIVEIENAGMPWASTKVTLNGEDITSQATIFDKGTLVQYDEATDTYSNEGLVAVVNNDTFGDRERMADWQDIYQVNESDLSAEAVEAIQNSSDDTIQAGDYVLVNTYRRGTGQIMSGGQTITMPNRTYAVDYFNEEGIQEVIDYWNENMLPHVSPDCGGKSLAELMKINGGSIFEDSIEIHRTGSIWTANMLEDFEASQGYDVGKYAGVIAGVSTNKADEAERVTEDYNLVLGELYSSDHADKIMEWTKSFGYTYRAQAYTLSGLDVAGAANAIDIPEGDNSTAGDGIRNLASAANVGDKEFLSMEALTSASDHPVWYEALREINMNLSDGINRIILHGIPFTKSYTDVNNEWPGWTFMSYGCWAPRQPFWEDMDLMSNYFARIQSVTQEGTVKIPVAIMNDKTKSFQCLNGTMFPTLLNNGYTYNILSEAVLEDEGAVAANGVLCPDTAGYQVLVLKEVNSMSCETLEKIIGFANAGVKIVSYNSNPTSVYGTEKADNSDAKLQELYAQLQTNANFKAVTTEEELLAYLDSCDIETGVSYDQEGLEVTHVKDSADDTNYYFFFNEHNIGEDPSGGMGIGSDFSKADYQPIETTVTLEGEGTPYMLDPISGEITPISDYSVTEDRKIEMTLSLEALNTTILAVTSNTEDFPDPSTAPAEKTYTDSIDLSNEKWNLDIQSWGPDASVNDYDPSQSTKTEITAGEINLDLWKNLTINEEELAKAGVESSGQLSGIGTYSIDVTMPDDWDTDNMGAEFTFEHKGLVQSGGGFPGGSGSGSGETKEIMETNQDMITAVTVTNENGTFTIRDINPLNEFVDLGKVLTAGKNTISVKLTTTLENREDGKATANYGLTKAGLNLYEQKSTVDKGILNSVIEYADAAKASGEYDNAIESVQKSFDEALTNAKSVAENGTATQEEVDAAWKTLLNEIHKLGFVAGDKTELASLIAAAEGIDLSKYVEAGQAEFTAALEAAKGVFEDGDAMQAEINEVADKLLNAMLNLRYKADKSILEEVVAKANQIDANAYTAESYAVLEATLKDADAVLANENATQEEVDTAVENVQSAMDGLVAVEGTETPSDNNATQTGQESTTTKANAAKTGDFTPIAGMAVLAVAGAAVLITRKKK from the coding sequence ATGAAAAAACGTACAAGAGTGCTTTCCGCCCTTTTGGCGGCGGCATTGGCTGGTTCTGTAGTAGGGGCAAACCTTCCGGTTTTCGCTACAGATGACAGTGTAACCGCAACGGTTGTGGATTCGTTTAAAGACCCATCTTCAGAAGCAAAACCAATGGCGCGTTTTTGGTTCCCGGATGCCGGTGCGGGTTTGCCAGATTCGGATTATAAGAACATGGTAGGAGATTTGATCCGCCAACTAGCTGATGGTGGATTTGGTGGTGTGGAAATTACCATGCTGGCTGACTCCAACAGTTATGACAACGACACAGCCGCAGAAATCGGATGGGGTTCCGACGCGTGGGCTGAAGTGCTTTCCCAAGCAGTTTATGCTGCCAATCAAATTGAGGGCGGCTTCCGTGTGGATGTTACCATTACAGCACATTGGCCACCAGTTATTAACAGCATTGATCCAAATGATGACCAACAGCAACAGGAACTTACTTATGTGGTACAAAAACTGACCAATGCGGATTTAAGCGATACCACAATCGACCTGGACTTGCCAGAAATGAAAACACAGGATTTTTCCAATACCCAAAATTTAATTGCTACTTTCCTGTTCCAGGATAAAATTGTTTCTTCTGCAATTGCGAAAGTTGCCTCTGTAGATGAAAACGGCAATCCAGTAATTGATTATGATTCCCTTACAGAATTAAACACATCTGTAAAACCAGACGCAGGTTATGCGGTTGGTATTCCAGAACAAGGGGTATCCGCTTTAAAACAGGATAAATCCGGCGCTATGGTTGCGGTAACTCCTGGTGAAAATGGATATATGCTTTTAGACGAACAAACGGTTATTTGGAAAACTGGAGAAAATAAAGGTAAAATCATCGAAGGCGCTATTGTGGAAATAGAAAATGCCGGTATGCCATGGGCTTCTACAAAAGTAACATTAAATGGGGAAGATATCACATCTCAGGCAACAATATTTGATAAAGGGACTTTAGTACAATACGATGAAGCTACGGATACTTACTCTAACGAAGGGCTAGTAGCTGTAGTTAATAACGATACTTTTGGTGACCGGGAAAGGATGGCGGATTGGCAGGATATTTATCAGGTAAATGAAAGCGATCTCAGTGCAGAAGCAGTAGAAGCAATCCAAAATTCTTCTGATGACACCATCCAAGCTGGCGATTATGTTTTGGTTAATACATACCGCAGAGGTACCGGTCAGATTATGTCCGGTGGACAAACCATTACTATGCCAAACAGGACGTATGCTGTTGATTATTTCAACGAAGAGGGAATTCAGGAAGTCATTGATTACTGGAATGAAAACATGCTGCCACATGTTTCCCCAGACTGTGGCGGAAAAAGTTTGGCGGAACTGATGAAAATCAACGGTGGTAGTATTTTTGAGGACTCCATTGAAATCCATCGTACAGGTAGCATTTGGACTGCAAACATGTTGGAAGACTTTGAAGCCAGCCAAGGCTATGATGTTGGAAAATACGCTGGTGTTATCGCCGGAGTTTCCACTAATAAAGCAGATGAAGCGGAACGTGTTACCGAAGACTACAATTTGGTATTAGGGGAACTGTATTCCTCCGACCATGCTGATAAGATTATGGAATGGACAAAATCCTTTGGCTATACATACCGTGCTCAAGCTTACACACTATCTGGATTGGATGTTGCTGGTGCGGCAAATGCAATTGATATTCCAGAAGGGGATAACTCTACAGCTGGAGATGGTATCCGTAATTTGGCGTCCGCTGCAAATGTAGGTGACAAAGAATTCCTTTCGATGGAAGCCCTGACCTCCGCTAGTGACCATCCAGTGTGGTATGAAGCACTTCGTGAGATTAATATGAATTTATCCGATGGGATAAACCGCATTATCCTACATGGCATCCCATTTACAAAATCCTATACCGATGTAAACAACGAGTGGCCAGGCTGGACCTTTATGTCATACGGTTGTTGGGCTCCTCGCCAACCATTCTGGGAGGACATGGATCTTATGAGCAACTACTTTGCGAGAATCCAATCTGTTACCCAAGAGGGGACAGTAAAAATTCCAGTTGCTATTATGAATGATAAAACAAAATCATTCCAATGCTTGAACGGTACCATGTTCCCAACCTTGCTGAACAATGGCTATACTTACAATATTCTAAGTGAAGCTGTATTGGAAGATGAGGGTGCGGTTGCTGCAAATGGTGTTCTGTGCCCAGATACAGCGGGTTATCAGGTTCTGGTGTTAAAAGAAGTGAATAGCATGTCCTGTGAAACACTGGAAAAAATCATTGGCTTCGCCAATGCCGGTGTGAAAATTGTTTCTTATAACAGCAATCCGACTAGCGTATATGGCACAGAAAAAGCGGATAATTCTGATGCTAAACTGCAAGAACTATATGCTCAACTGCAAACAAACGCAAACTTTAAAGCAGTAACTACAGAAGAAGAATTATTAGCATACCTGGATTCCTGTGATATCGAAACAGGAGTTAGCTATGACCAAGAAGGGTTGGAAGTTACCCATGTAAAAGATAGTGCCGATGATACAAACTATTATTTCTTCTTTAATGAACACAATATTGGGGAAGACCCTTCTGGTGGCATGGGAATTGGTTCGGACTTCAGCAAAGCTGATTATCAGCCAATCGAAACCACCGTTACTCTGGAAGGAGAAGGCACTCCTTATATGTTAGACCCGATTTCCGGTGAGATTACCCCAATCTCTGATTACTCTGTAACAGAAGATAGAAAAATTGAAATGACCCTTTCTCTCGAAGCACTTAACACAACTATTTTAGCAGTAACCAGTAATACGGAAGATTTTCCAGATCCATCTACTGCTCCAGCGGAAAAAACCTACACAGATAGCATTGATTTAAGCAACGAAAAATGGAATTTAGATATCCAAAGCTGGGGGCCAGACGCATCTGTAAATGATTATGACCCATCACAATCTACAAAAACAGAAATTACTGCTGGTGAGATCAACCTTGACTTATGGAAAAACTTGACCATCAACGAAGAAGAACTCGCGAAAGCTGGCGTTGAAAGCTCAGGGCAACTCTCCGGTATTGGTACTTATTCCATTGATGTAACCATGCCAGATGATTGGGATACTGACAATATGGGCGCAGAATTTACTTTTGAACACAAAGGTCTTGTACAATCCGGTGGCGGTTTCCCAGGCGGTTCTGGTAGCGGTTCCGGTGAAACCAAAGAAATTATGGAAACTAACCAGGATATGATTACAGCTGTAACAGTCACCAATGAAAATGGTACCTTTACTATACGGGATATCAACCCATTAAATGAATTTGTTGATTTAGGCAAGGTATTAACAGCTGGTAAAAACACAATCTCTGTTAAGTTGACCACAACGTTGGAAAATCGTGAAGATGGAAAAGCAACTGCTAACTACGGTTTGACGAAAGCTGGATTGAATTTATATGAACAAAAATCTACAGTGGATAAAGGTATCCTAAATTCTGTTATCGAATATGCAGATGCAGCAAAAGCAAGCGGTGAATATGATAATGCCATCGAAAGTGTACAAAAATCCTTTGATGAAGCATTGACAAATGCAAAATCAGTAGCAGAAAATGGTACAGCAACTCAAGAAGAAGTGGATGCAGCATGGAAAACCTTGCTAAACGAAATCCATAAATTAGGATTTGTAGCAGGCGATAAAACAGAGTTAGCAAGCTTGATCGCAGCAGCAGAAGGAATCGACCTGAGCAAGTATGTAGAAGCAGGTCAAGCAGAGTTCACCGCAGCATTGGAAGCAGCCAAAGGCGTATTTGAAGATGGCGACGCAATGCAGGCGGAAATTAATGAAGTAGCAGATAAGCTGTTAAACGCAATGTTGAACCTGAGATACAAAGCAGATAAATCTATCCTGGAAGAAGTAGTAGCAAAAGCAAATCAGATAGATGCGAATGCATACACAGCAGAAAGCTACGCAGTACTGGAAGCGACATTAAAAGATGCGGATGCAGTATTAGCAAATGAAAACGCAACTCAGGAAGAAGTAGACACAGCAGTAGAAAATGTACAGAGTGCAATGGACGGTTTAGTAGCAGTAGAAGGAACAGAAACACCATCTGATAATAATGCTACTCAGACTGGACAGGAAAGCACAACAACAAAAGCAAACGCAGCGAAAACAGGGGACTTTACCCCAATCGCAGGTATGGCAGTATTGGCAGTAGCAGGTGCAGCGGTACTGATTACCCGTAAGAAAAAATAA